In Tolypothrix sp. PCC 7712, the genomic stretch AGAAAAACCGCTAGTTTGAACAGTGAGTTCAGCCTCCTAAATACTGATTTTCAGGTAAAAGTCAGAATTTATTTTTGAAAGCCTTGTATAGCATGGCTTTTGAGAGTTGCATGGCGGCTGGTGACAGCTTGGACACTTTTTTCCCTTAAAGTATGAATTTATATATTACTCCTGTGATAATACCCAGGATGTTCGCAGATGAATATTGCTATAAAAATTACATAAGCCTAAAAACTAAGTAAGTGAGGTTTAACAACCCAACTTACTCTTGACGGTGAACTCTATACTTTAATAAGTTGATATTTTTAATTAAGTAGATAGTTTAAGGACCTCCGTCTGCACATCTTCGTCTAAGAATGACACGACCATAACGTTTTACAGTTAATACTCCAGTTGGTTCTCCTTTTAAAGTGTCTACGGCTATTTGATATTTATAACCCCCACCAGCGCTCCAAGTCATTACAACTGAATTATCTCCATTTTTATAGTATTCATTACCATTATTTAAAACTAAGTCGGGGTCTCTATCTGGTCTACTTGTATAGCTTCCTTGATAAGCTACATATGTTATTCCTGTATCAGAATTATCGTTTGTATATACTAAAAAATCCCTAGCTATGCATTCATAATCTATTGCTTTAGCAGGATGTAGATTGCCAATAGTGCTGACGGAAGTAATTGTTAAAGCCAAAGACAAATTGAAAAATTTTTTCAGATTTTTCATGTTCTGTATGAATACTTGGGTGATTGTTTAATTCAGGTATTTTTCTGAAAATGATATAAACTACATCCAGGTGGGAAATTGGATTTTTTATAGTGTTTAAAAGCTTAAACTAAACGTTTTACGTCTTAATACACCTATAAAAATATTCAGTTATCAACTTATATGAAGCTTATACTCTACATATCTATTTTTTACAAATAAACGTATACAATGTACATCCGTAAATATGCTATATATTTAAAATATCTACTTTTAAACAAACATTATATTAGTAGATTTTAATCTTAGAATATTTGGAGATTGCTACTTCAATTATTTCATATTGATTATTTCTATTTATGACAAGAATCCTTGCAGAGTATTATTATTGGTATATAAATACAAAAATATTATAAATGTATAAGTTCCATAACAAATCTACCGTAAATACTTAGTTTGAAAATTACGCATAACTACTCAGGCTATACAATTCAAAAATACTCTTCACACTACCCTGATTTGACCGAGTGAATAGAACTCAGCCCTATACTGAGAGACCACCAAGCCAGATGGCTAAACTGGGCAGATTCATACCAAGTGAGCGTATACACAAGATAAGCAACAGGTACAGCTTCAATACCGCAAAAAGGAGTTCTAGCAGTCTTCCACAGGCAAAACCCTAACAAAAACGTGTAGATTGCCAGTCCTAGAAATCCTACTGAAACTGTTGTATCTAAAAATATATTGTGAGCCTTATTACTAATTAAAAACCCCGTGTATACGTGACCATCTGTTCCCAAATAATTAAAAGTGAGATCACTCAAACTCTGAATTTTGGCAATAGCAACTTTTGTAAGTAGATAACCCCAATCTCTATCCGTGTAATCTGCTATAAAAGGAAAAGCAATCCCCAATCCGTCAAACCCCCAACCGAAAAGTGGTCGTTTTAAAGTCCCTTTAAAAGCGAGTGCCCATAAATGCAAACGACCAGTGGAAAAAGTTTCCCAGCTTTGTAATGTTTGCATTACTGTACTAGCCTTTAATAATAAATAACCACCAGTACCAATACTGCAACCAAGCATCACTCGTTTGCCTACCTTATTTAAAGCAAAACGCCATAACAAATAGACTACACTCACTAGCAAAGCTAAAATTCCGCCGCGAATCTGAGTGTAGACCAAAGCAGCGCCCATACTAATAAATAGCACCACCGCTAAAATTGATTGCATCCATCGCCACAGCCATGCTAAACCAGTAATTAGTGCTACACCCACTAAGACAAATGCCGCGTATCCTCGGTTAGAATAAATACTAAGAGGAATATAACGTACTTGTAAAAATACTGAAATTGCAACTATTGCACCTCCTATTATTAACCCAAATAATTGCGCTCTCATTAGCACAGGTTGCAGGCTCAACACTAAAGCATTACTTAGCACAAACGCAGCAATTAGCATCCAGTAAAGCCAGCCATCACCTAATAAAGACTGTCCCCATAAAGAACGCCCAGGAAAAGGGCTATACAAAGTTGTTATTAATGCAATTCCTAGAAACAGTGTCCATAAAGCAAAGCCAATTTTCCACACACTGGGGATAATAAAAGAAGCCTTGCGCCAGTAACGGTAAATCACCGCAATATTGACACCTGTAATCAGGAGAACCATTAACACCTTTGGTTGAGTCCAAATTTGGCTGTGAGCTTTCCCCCAAGGATTGATTAAGGTAAGACTAAGGGCAAACAGCAGGCTATAGAGTTGAGGCATTATATCAATACTGAAGACTAAGATGGACAATTGCTTATTTCACTATTGAACACCCATCCTGTAGTACCATCAGGAGTCTGAATATTCACAAATTCAGCAGACTGTTCAATAGCTGAAACTTGAGTCCCACTAGCTAGTGTTGCAATCTCTCTAGCCTCTCTATAAGCACTATTACGTAACTTTGCAGTGATTCTTCCACCTCCTGGAGTAATCAGACGGCATTGCTCTATTACGCCTAGATTGTTAGATCTTGTATAAGATGGAGATGAACTACCATTAGAACTAGATGCACTGTTGAAAGCATTCCGGACGGAAACTAAAGCAAAAATACCTCCCGCACTCAGGATAGCAACCATCCCCAACCTGATAAAATGCGGTAATTCTTTAGGTGAAGGTGAAACAGACGCTGGTAATGGAGATGCCAAAGGGTTTGCTGGCGCTACTGGGATTGTATTTTCCTGCGAGTTGAGTATTTTTGGTACCTGTACAGTTTGTGCTATAGGTTGTGGCGGTGTACTCTGGAAAGGAATCGCGTACTCCGTCGGTGTATAACCAGCAGGATAATGTTGAACAGCAACAGTTTTTACCTGCAAATCTAATTGTCCCAAACGGATATTGCTACCTTGGTCTAACATTACTTCCCCAGTGCGGAAGCTTTGTCCATTCACTATTGGGGGATTACTCTCCCGTAAAGAACGCAAATAAAAACTCTGCTGCTGAGAGCTAAAAAATATTTCTACATGCAGTGCTGATACTGTAGGTGCTGATAAAACAATATCACACTGAGCTGGGTCTCGACCAATACGAACTGTACCTGGATTTTTACTCTGTTGGTTTTCAGTAATTGTTTGCGTTTTGACTTGTCCAATTTCCATCCACTCTAAAGTTAGTTCATGTCTGGAGGTATTAGCAGAATTTGCTTGGACTGTCGGAGTACTAACTGGATTGACTAATTGCTTAACTGCTGACAATGCTTCATCTGCTGTCTGGTAGCGGTCTTTGAAATGGTAGCGCGTCATTTTATGCAATATGTCACATAACTCTGGACTCGCTGCTACTAAATGTTGCCAGAGTATTTCTCCTGTATCTGGGTCTTCCTGAAGTTCGTGTGGATACACTCCTGTTAATGCTTGAATACCTATCATCCCCAAAGCGTAAATATCACTGCTGGGGCGTGGTGTACCTCGACTTTGTTCGGTTGGCATATAACCAGGAGTGCCAATAGCTACAGAGATGCTTGCTTGTGACCCCGGCATTACTGATTGGTTTCGTACTTGCTTGATTGCACCAAAGTCAATCAAGACTAATTTGTTATCTGCAATTCGTCTGATGATGTTGTCAGGCTTGATATCGCGATGGATCACCCCTTGGCTGTGGACAAATCCTAAAATGCTCAAGGACTCAATCAGCATTTCGGTAATCTGGCTTTCAGTCCACCTTTGTCCTGGCAATAGTTCTCTGCTTAGGGTATGTCCATCGATCAATTCTTGCACTAAGTAAAAATCTTTGTTTTGTTCAAAGTAAGCCAAAAGTCTGGGTATTTGGTCGTGGCTGCCCAATTTTTGTAATGTTTCGGCTTCTTTCTCAAAGAGTCTTTTAGCAGTTTCTAAAACTGGAGGTGCATCACTAGCAGGTTTTAGTTGTTTTAGAACACATTTAGGGTTGCCAGGGAGGTGAATATCTTCGACAATGTATGTTTTCCCAAAGCCACCCGCACCCAATACTTGGAGGACTTTGTAACGTCCTGCTAGTAAATTACTGATCATCTTTTTAGAGTAATTTTACAAAATTGTTCTAATTTAATCTTTCCCAATTTACCCAAATAAGTTATGTAATTGATGTGTTATTTATCGTTGTTTCACTATGCACATTGATGATTTTATATGTTTTTTAATTTCTCTAATTTCTCTCTAGCATCAATAACAATATAAAAATTGTGCCAAATAGCCATTAATGTAGACAAAAACAAACCTATTTGGAACTGATTCATATTTCTACTATAAAATAAAAACCAGCAAATATTGATTAATATGTATTTGACCATTTTTCTCCAATTTCTAGTATAAATATAGCCTGCAAATGGGAAAAGAGCACTTAATATAAAACAAATAAATAGATTACAACTTGCTACACTTTTCAATTGTTCTTTATTTAATGACATCGTTCTTTAACCTTTGTATATACTCAAAATATAGATTGATTTAATACTTAATTAAAGCTTGATAAAATTCTGACGCAATAAAAATTTTAAGGTTAAGAGACTTCCATTTTTCAAAAAAATATCCCATCGCATTTAGGCAGGTAGGGAGCAGGAGGGAGGAATAGTGCAGAAAAAGGGATAATTTATTTTTTGGAGTTCCCTACTCGATTTTCTATTCCACTGATTCTCAAATCTCTAATGACACGCTTGAAAAATAAAAATTATGAAAATCGTTATAACTGTTAGTCCCCATGCTTTTTCACGGTCTCTCATTACAGCATAAGAAAAACAAAAAATCGGTATACCTAAAATAATTAATCCTAAAACCAACTCAGGATTTATCAATTTATTATTATTGAGAAATCTATATGTATTGGTTAACTGAGTCAGCGTAATAGCAAACACTGATTTACTTTGGTGAATAAATACTAAAAAAAAAGTTAATACCAAACCTATAAAAACATAAGTAATATTGAGAATATGTTTGATTTTCATATTGTTCTTCATGTTTATTCTATATTTATCTAGGTATTTCTAATTATCTTGGCTCTAATATAATTAGAATATGTCAGAAAAAAGCTAGATAGATTGAGATAAACATACATAAATATAGCTATAACTATTATCGGCTGCTTATCCAAACGATATCTGCCTAATTTAGAAATTTATTTTATATTTACTATAAACTTTAAAAAATCCATCAAAAATGGTATATTTACCAGGTTTTTTACATAGTATTTCAAGCATTTACGTAATATATCGCAGGATATTTAAAATTTTGTAGAGTAATGTTCCTAATTTGATATCCGAGGAATCGAAAACTGCTATTACTTTGAAAATTTATAAAAATAACCGCATCTTCTCGGATGTTTATCACTGAATTTTGCCTATAAAAAAGAAATATGTTCAATATGACCAGTTTTTACAGATTACATAAAATAGAAAACTACCAAAGTATTTATAGGTAAAAATGAAAAAACGCTCAAAATTTTGTGCAGTATTCTTTACTTTAGCTATTTCTTCAATCAACAGTTTTTTTATTCAGAGTCCAGCTAAAGCATTTGAAGACACAACTTACATATGCAACACTGGGAAATATTTGGTATTTACAAGAGAGAATGAAAATAATCAACTAGTATACACTGCTTTTCAAGGGTACTTTGATTCAAACGGCTACCCAGAGCAAGATCCAGATTTGATTTTATACAATGGTAGTCTTAGATATATAAATGATGGAAATCAGCAGTTGATGACATGGGCATCTAATAGAGGTTATGTCTATCAAGTTATCGCACCCACCTTGAAAGCTGAAGTCGAATTACCGAATTATTTAATTGTAAAACGCAATGGTAGAGTAATTTTACGACAGAAGTGCAGATAAATAGATAGCGATCCCAATTCAAATAAACAATTGTAACGGTTATGGCAAGCAAGGAAACTAGCTTTAAATAATAGTTTAGATGCATCTGCTTATATCAATCTGTAATACCATCACTCAAGCAACTCTTAACAAATAGGCGGCGCAGCGGAGTGTCTGCCGCTGCCTGCAACAAATTGGTTGGCTCAACGAGTGGATTTGTGGCAGTGGCAGACACCGCCTATTTGAGCGAAGCGGTTAAGAGTTGCGCCCCTTATTGGAGCAGGGGGAGGGAGAAGTAGTTTAAAATTTTAGAAATTTAGAGTTATTTTTCCAGAGAATTTTTTTCATTATTATCTTAGTTCAAGAGCTAAAAGAGTTTTCCTTACAGGAATAATTATTTATCTCGGTTTCTTTTGTGCTGCTGCTTCTTTTCTATTCTCTTTTCTCCCCTAGCCTCCCCTGCACCCTCGCTCCCCCTGCTCTATTCACCGGGATAATCCTCTATTCTGGGTTCTCTGCTGCTGTCGTTCTTGTTCTATATATTCAAGCAATACCTGCTTGGCTTTCTGCCAAGTCTCAATATCTGATTGCCTGAGTTCACCTATATTCACCAGGGAATACTCTAGCTCGCCCTGATGGTTACGGTTGACGTTGACACGAAAAACCTCACCTCGTTCATCATGAGTAAATACTAATTCTCTACCCTGTTTTGACAGAGTGGAGTGTTTAAATCTCAGGCTATCTTTATCAGTACCCTTAAGTAGATGATTGATTAGCTCAACACCAACAGGGACAGCTATCGCTAATAATTCTTTCCTTAACTGCTGTTGTTGTGGTCGTTGTGCTTCAAGCTCTCGTTGCTGTTTGATGAACTGAGATTCAGCAATCAATACCAATGCTCTTGCTTCTTCTTGACTCCAGAAGGCAGGGCTGGCTTTTAGGATTTCTTCCACTTCTGGGGCAGTTTTTCCATCTTGTAGCGCGCTAACAGCAACTTTTTTATCTCGGTCTGTAACTAATTCATTTTCTAGTTTTACACTGTAATATCTGTATAGTTCTAAAGATTGATCTGGGGTTATAGGAGTTTTAGTTTCAGCTATAGCTGAAGATTCTTTGGCATTTACTTTGGGATTATCTATAGCTTTAGGAGATAATGACTGTTCTATTACTAACTGATTATTTTTAGTAATTGGGGCTGATTCTAACCAAGTATTTAGGCGTTTAATTTCTGCATTATCCCTTTCTGGCTTATAGCTTACGCCTAATTCTGACTGAAGTTTGGTAAATGAACATTTATATTTATTGAGATTACCTCCCTGTTTCCACAGCAGTCGAGGGGAGCCATCGTCATTAACTGAGCCTATATCAATGCCAAACTTGATGCCTCTGACTCCACCGTGACTGTAATAGCTAACGACAGCTTTGACTTGATGTTCTGACCATAATCGCTGGATAAACTCTGGCATTGTGGGCTTATTAACTGCGACTTGTTCAATCGCCCTTCGCATTATTTCTTCGCCTGGAAGTCCATCACGCTCTACT encodes the following:
- a CDS encoding protein kinase domain-containing protein, producing the protein MISNLLAGRYKVLQVLGAGGFGKTYIVEDIHLPGNPKCVLKQLKPASDAPPVLETAKRLFEKEAETLQKLGSHDQIPRLLAYFEQNKDFYLVQELIDGHTLSRELLPGQRWTESQITEMLIESLSILGFVHSQGVIHRDIKPDNIIRRIADNKLVLIDFGAIKQVRNQSVMPGSQASISVAIGTPGYMPTEQSRGTPRPSSDIYALGMIGIQALTGVYPHELQEDPDTGEILWQHLVAASPELCDILHKMTRYHFKDRYQTADEALSAVKQLVNPVSTPTVQANSANTSRHELTLEWMEIGQVKTQTITENQQSKNPGTVRIGRDPAQCDIVLSAPTVSALHVEIFFSSQQQSFYLRSLRESNPPIVNGQSFRTGEVMLDQGSNIRLGQLDLQVKTVAVQHYPAGYTPTEYAIPFQSTPPQPIAQTVQVPKILNSQENTIPVAPANPLASPLPASVSPSPKELPHFIRLGMVAILSAGGIFALVSVRNAFNSASSSNGSSSPSYTRSNNLGVIEQCRLITPGGGRITAKLRNSAYREAREIATLASGTQVSAIEQSAEFVNIQTPDGTTGWVFNSEISNCPS
- a CDS encoding relaxase/mobilization nuclease domain-containing protein, whose amino-acid sequence is MITKIKANKSFRGTTKYVLEKEQAQIIGGNMYGSTIDKLVEQFTLSAHLNPQLKDPCYHLMLSVPKTDRTLNDDELANLSQRHFANVIVLSRLKGEEAQVKQPDKRISDTKLNQLVDEFIETELPAYDFFIARHSDKKHDHTHIIASRVNNLDGKSIRTWNNYAYSEHSARLLEREYNLTPVQSSWESKRKAMTRNQLERVERDGLPGEEIMRRAIEQVAVNKPTMPEFIQRLWSEHQVKAVVSYYSHGGVRGIKFGIDIGSVNDDGSPRLLWKQGGNLNKYKCSFTKLQSELGVSYKPERDNAEIKRLNTWLESAPITKNNQLVIEQSLSPKAIDNPKVNAKESSAIAETKTPITPDQSLELYRYYSVKLENELVTDRDKKVAVSALQDGKTAPEVEEILKASPAFWSQEEARALVLIAESQFIKQQRELEAQRPQQQQLRKELLAIAVPVGVELINHLLKGTDKDSLRFKHSTLSKQGRELVFTHDERGEVFRVNVNRNHQGELEYSLVNIGELRQSDIETWQKAKQVLLEYIEQERQQQRTQNRGLSR